In Streptomyces sp. ML-6, a single window of DNA contains:
- a CDS encoding DUF3800 domain-containing protein — translation MYFCYADDSGADQGRTLTGLLVPEEGWNDLLHHWLEGRRKLEEEWGVPKNTELHANQLVKGRGRPCATEEQNRRFSRSARMAAHDLMLKQLARCESLRVLTVAGRTTQVAEVYQSFVNHLEAWALDQDTRVMIMFDGLSGPLDTDALTPENARAAWEQAIRNAKPYRDAHRGLPLASRRVLEDPVMQDSKYSQFIQAADLVGYAAFHHLALKQPEIWPKMTPVGLMSKAYKRLAGHWLPGHGTDGIVWADNDTKL, via the coding sequence GTGTACTTCTGCTACGCCGACGACTCCGGGGCCGACCAAGGCCGCACCCTGACTGGCCTTCTCGTCCCAGAAGAAGGGTGGAACGACCTGCTCCACCACTGGCTCGAAGGACGGCGCAAGCTGGAAGAAGAGTGGGGCGTCCCCAAGAACACGGAGCTGCACGCCAACCAGCTGGTGAAAGGGCGCGGCCGCCCCTGTGCGACCGAGGAACAGAACAGGCGCTTCAGCCGTTCCGCGCGCATGGCTGCTCACGACCTCATGCTCAAGCAGCTCGCCCGCTGCGAAAGCCTTCGGGTTCTCACCGTGGCCGGCCGCACCACACAGGTGGCAGAGGTGTACCAGTCCTTCGTGAACCACCTGGAAGCATGGGCCCTCGACCAGGACACCCGCGTCATGATCATGTTCGATGGCCTGTCCGGGCCCCTCGACACCGACGCGCTGACCCCCGAGAACGCCCGGGCCGCATGGGAACAGGCCATCCGCAACGCCAAGCCCTACCGCGACGCCCACCGCGGGCTCCCGCTGGCCTCCCGCCGGGTACTGGAAGATCCCGTCATGCAGGACAGCAAGTACAGCCAGTTCATTCAGGCCGCTGACCTGGTCGGATACGCCGCCTTCCATCATCTGGCGCTGAAGCAGCCCGAGATCTGGCCGAAGATGACTCCGGTCGGCCTCATGTCGAAGGCATACAAGCGCCTGGCCGGCCACTGGCTTCCCGGTCACGGAACTGACGGCATCGTCTGGGCCGACAACGACACCAAGCTCTAG
- a CDS encoding ATP/GTP-binding protein: MAGRDLRALFSSNDRQLGVEEAFTNRQGQWQIAAAALTEHLQHIADPGFDVEDLEAPRRNVLVFHGVGGIGKSTLSRKLEAALAGSGERPSQWDEPTWPQARILPIRIDLARAAGTDFERVVLTIRLALAELGRPLPAFDLALRRYWEHQHPGEPLEEYLRRGGLASRAGKALPQQMQSALADVAQALLLPGTVGSVVGEVTGSLVRALRERRQSVRALAGCARLADLLQAEPGVDALSYYPHLLAWELSRLPAGKRVVPVVLLDTFEDIGDRTHRDLERLLQRVVWLMPNVFFIIAGRSRLQWAQEGLQGQLDWTGPSAWPGLAAHDIPLPRPAAAGTGRGRQVLIGDFSPEDCEDYLARRLTRDGRPLIGEPVRAVIAERSHGLPLHLDLAVSRFLEIRRTGRTPQPADFDHDFPALIARTLTDLTPDERHVLRSVALLDSFDLNLATRAAGMTHEAPAMRLVERPFVRENPFGLWPFHLHGLIRSTIRTADDHSDDRWSPRDWRQAAQRAFAALGEQWNNATGPDRMLLTGCLRQGLAVARDFRLDLDWLADAAWAYVSDSVWEPLAPTARPEQAGSLETSADALVELLSTLARRQHEHRERTAERLTAVTAAGLLPADLHEMGIYYLAKAQRDLGRTGASRRGMQLVADGGGRLAPAGRRGLAHLARLDGDFPTALATARTLGWPGRHHRVMGDVWWVQGDMNQAATAYGAARHDAEQHGVAGERATSQAQRAFVLAFTDPRRADDELESAQQLLDGLDLRATTLTTQIAALVRDAGTTPDVEDRARALQAEAAAAGIVSAQAMAHLAECFHHAVRNDRTRAGAAISRLRDLTRDHYTYYADIAQFMADVPLDQDSGARWLDGQARTRERWRALVISRRGQQAGR; this comes from the coding sequence ATGGCGGGCCGGGATCTGCGGGCGCTGTTCAGTTCGAACGACCGGCAGCTGGGCGTCGAGGAGGCGTTCACGAACCGGCAGGGCCAGTGGCAGATCGCGGCAGCGGCGCTCACCGAGCACCTTCAGCACATCGCCGATCCCGGCTTCGACGTCGAGGACCTCGAAGCGCCCCGGCGTAACGTGCTGGTCTTCCACGGCGTGGGCGGCATCGGGAAGTCGACGCTCTCCCGGAAACTCGAAGCCGCTCTCGCCGGATCCGGGGAACGCCCCTCCCAGTGGGACGAGCCCACCTGGCCCCAGGCCCGGATCCTGCCCATCAGGATCGACCTCGCCCGCGCGGCCGGCACCGACTTCGAACGCGTCGTCCTCACCATCCGGCTCGCCCTCGCCGAACTCGGCCGCCCCCTGCCCGCCTTCGACCTCGCCCTGCGCCGCTACTGGGAACACCAGCATCCCGGCGAGCCCCTGGAGGAGTACCTGCGCCGCGGCGGCCTCGCCTCCCGGGCGGGGAAGGCGCTGCCGCAGCAGATGCAGTCCGCGCTCGCAGACGTCGCCCAGGCGCTGCTCCTGCCCGGCACCGTCGGGTCGGTCGTCGGGGAGGTGACCGGCTCGCTGGTACGGGCATTGCGCGAGCGGCGGCAGTCCGTACGTGCTCTGGCGGGGTGTGCGCGTCTGGCCGACCTCCTGCAGGCCGAACCCGGTGTGGATGCCCTGTCCTACTACCCGCACCTGCTGGCCTGGGAGCTTTCCCGGCTCCCGGCGGGCAAGCGGGTCGTGCCGGTGGTGCTGCTGGACACCTTCGAGGACATCGGTGACCGCACTCACCGTGATCTGGAGCGGCTCCTGCAGCGTGTGGTGTGGCTCATGCCGAACGTGTTCTTCATCATCGCCGGACGTTCCCGGCTGCAGTGGGCCCAGGAGGGGCTGCAGGGGCAGCTCGACTGGACCGGCCCTTCGGCATGGCCCGGCCTGGCCGCCCATGACATCCCCCTCCCCCGGCCTGCGGCCGCCGGTACGGGGCGGGGGCGGCAGGTCCTGATCGGGGACTTCAGCCCGGAGGACTGCGAGGACTACCTCGCCCGGCGGCTGACCCGCGACGGCCGGCCCCTGATCGGTGAACCTGTGCGTGCGGTGATCGCCGAACGCTCCCACGGCCTGCCCCTCCACCTCGATCTCGCGGTCTCCCGGTTCCTGGAGATCCGCCGCACCGGCCGCACCCCGCAGCCGGCCGACTTCGACCACGACTTCCCCGCCCTGATCGCCCGCACCCTGACCGACCTCACCCCCGACGAGCGCCACGTCCTGCGCTCCGTCGCTCTCCTGGACTCCTTCGACCTGAACCTGGCGACCCGGGCCGCGGGCATGACCCACGAGGCACCGGCGATGCGGCTGGTCGAGCGCCCCTTCGTCCGGGAGAACCCGTTCGGCCTGTGGCCCTTCCACCTGCACGGGCTGATCCGCTCCACCATCCGCACCGCTGATGACCACTCCGACGACCGGTGGTCACCACGCGACTGGCGCCAGGCCGCCCAGCGCGCCTTCGCCGCCCTGGGCGAGCAGTGGAACAACGCGACCGGCCCGGACCGCATGCTGCTGACCGGCTGTCTGCGCCAGGGCCTGGCCGTCGCCCGCGACTTCCGCCTCGACCTCGACTGGCTCGCCGACGCCGCCTGGGCCTACGTCAGCGACTCGGTGTGGGAACCGCTCGCCCCCACGGCCCGGCCCGAGCAGGCCGGCAGTCTGGAGACGTCCGCCGATGCCCTGGTGGAGCTGCTCAGCACGCTCGCCCGCCGGCAGCACGAGCACCGCGAGCGCACCGCCGAGCGTCTCACCGCGGTCACCGCGGCCGGGCTGCTGCCCGCGGACCTGCACGAGATGGGCATCTACTACCTGGCCAAGGCCCAGCGCGACCTCGGGCGCACCGGTGCCTCCCGCCGGGGGATGCAGCTGGTGGCCGACGGCGGCGGCCGGCTCGCACCGGCCGGCCGGCGGGGCCTGGCCCACCTGGCCCGCCTCGACGGAGACTTCCCCACCGCCCTGGCCACTGCCCGAACCCTCGGCTGGCCCGGCCGTCACCACCGCGTCATGGGCGACGTGTGGTGGGTCCAGGGCGACATGAACCAAGCTGCCACCGCCTACGGAGCAGCCCGCCACGACGCCGAACAGCACGGCGTCGCCGGTGAACGGGCCACCTCCCAGGCCCAGCGGGCCTTCGTCCTCGCCTTCACCGACCCCCGCCGGGCCGACGACGAACTCGAGTCCGCCCAGCAGCTGCTGGACGGACTCGACCTGCGCGCCACCACCCTGACCACCCAGATCGCCGCCCTCGTACGCGACGCGGGAACCACCCCGGACGTGGAGGACCGCGCCCGCGCCCTGCAGGCGGAAGCCGCCGCGGCCGGCATCGTCTCCGCCCAGGCCATGGCCCACCTCGCCGAGTGCTTCCACCACGCCGTCCGAAACGACCGCACCCGGGCCGGCGCCGCGATCTCCCGGCTGCGCGACCTCACCCGCGACCACTACACGTACTACGCCGACATCGCCCAGTTCATGGCCGACGTGCCCCTCGACCAGGACTCCGGAGCCCGGTGGCTGGACGGGCAGGCACGCACTCGGGAACGGTGGCGGGCCCTGGTCATCTCCCGCCGCGGGCAACAGGCCGGCCGATGA
- a CDS encoding IS1182 family transposase — MSMQPKGSGEIPAETVRVARAAFPKGSLAVRVRDELGLLFTDEEFVDLFPVRGRPAWSPGRLALVLVLQFVEGLTDRQAAEAVRARIDFKYALGLELDDPGFDFSVLSEFRDRLVEADAGRRVLDGILVAAREKGLLKTAGRARTDATHVLSAVRELSWLEMVAETLRSALNALAQAAPDWLTRVAEPDWFRHYATRAEDSRFPKARAKRDEVGLRVGRDGMRLLEAVFAADAPAGLGALTEVETLRQMWVQHFHRVEGEVRRRDPKDRPPGALRLVTPYDTEARGSVKRDTLWDGYKVHLTETCEPQTPNLITNVATTLATVHDSVTVPEIHDALAERDCLPDEHWVDAGYPTAGQVVTARREHGIVLHGPMAANTAVSADGPFGQDAFTIDWDRERVTCPNGVVSTQWAERRSQQGLPVIRVRFSPADCRPCPHLRDCVNSPTAQRRELNLRQGRDEHETVRTARAEQRTDAWKERYKIRAGVEGTISQAVGRCGLRQSRYRGLAKTSLQHQLTGAAINLARIDAHITGQPRARTRTSHFAALRPADQTIDGAK, encoded by the coding sequence ATGTCGATGCAGCCGAAGGGATCTGGAGAGATCCCGGCGGAGACGGTGCGGGTGGCGCGGGCCGCGTTCCCGAAGGGGAGCCTGGCGGTCCGGGTGCGGGACGAGCTGGGGTTGTTGTTCACGGACGAGGAGTTCGTGGATCTGTTCCCGGTGCGGGGCAGGCCTGCCTGGTCACCGGGTCGGCTCGCGCTGGTACTGGTGTTGCAGTTCGTCGAAGGGCTCACCGACCGGCAGGCCGCGGAAGCGGTCCGGGCCAGGATCGACTTCAAATACGCCCTCGGACTGGAGCTGGACGATCCGGGGTTCGACTTCTCGGTGCTGTCGGAGTTCCGGGACCGGCTGGTGGAGGCTGATGCCGGGCGGCGGGTGCTGGACGGCATCCTGGTCGCGGCCCGGGAGAAGGGCCTGCTGAAGACGGCGGGCCGGGCCCGCACCGACGCCACGCATGTGCTGTCGGCGGTGCGGGAGCTGTCCTGGCTGGAGATGGTGGCCGAGACCCTGCGCTCGGCGCTCAACGCGCTTGCCCAGGCTGCCCCGGACTGGCTGACGCGGGTCGCGGAGCCGGACTGGTTCAGGCACTACGCCACCAGGGCCGAGGACTCCCGGTTTCCCAAGGCTCGTGCCAAGCGTGATGAGGTGGGCTTGCGGGTCGGTCGTGACGGGATGCGTCTGCTTGAGGCGGTCTTCGCCGCAGACGCACCGGCCGGTCTCGGCGCCCTGACGGAGGTGGAGACCTTGCGGCAGATGTGGGTCCAGCACTTCCACCGGGTGGAGGGCGAGGTGAGGCGGCGGGACCCAAAAGACCGCCCGCCGGGCGCGTTGCGCCTGGTCACCCCCTATGACACCGAGGCCCGGGGCAGCGTCAAACGGGACACTCTGTGGGACGGATACAAGGTCCACCTGACCGAGACCTGCGAGCCGCAGACGCCGAACCTGATCACTAACGTGGCCACCACCCTCGCCACCGTCCACGACAGCGTGACCGTCCCCGAGATCCATGACGCGCTGGCCGAACGGGACTGCCTGCCCGATGAGCACTGGGTCGATGCCGGATATCCCACCGCCGGCCAGGTCGTGACCGCCAGACGGGAGCACGGCATCGTCCTGCACGGGCCGATGGCCGCCAACACCGCCGTGTCGGCCGACGGCCCTTTCGGACAGGACGCCTTCACCATCGACTGGGACCGCGAGCGGGTGACCTGCCCGAACGGCGTCGTCAGTACGCAGTGGGCCGAGCGGCGTTCCCAGCAGGGCCTGCCCGTCATCCGGGTCCGCTTCAGCCCGGCCGACTGCCGCCCCTGCCCTCACCTGCGCGACTGCGTCAACTCACCCACAGCCCAGCGCCGTGAGCTCAACCTCCGGCAGGGCCGCGACGAACACGAAACCGTCCGCACGGCCCGAGCCGAGCAGCGAACCGATGCCTGGAAGGAGCGGTACAAGATCCGTGCCGGTGTCGAGGGCACCATCTCCCAGGCCGTCGGGCGCTGCGGCCTGCGCCAATCCCGCTACCGAGGCCTCGCGAAGACCAGCCTCCAGCACCAGCTCACCGGCGCCGCGATCAACCTCGCCCGCATCGACGCCCACATCACCGGCCAGCCACGGGCCCGCACCCGCACCAGTCACTTCGCAGCACTTCGCCCCGCCGATCAAACGATCGACGGGGCGAAGTAG
- a CDS encoding zeta toxin family protein: protein MERSGSVELSQEERWEVLRCQIIPAAAGTAAVQEQPVVVFVGGQPGAGKTGLADVVQAVLDRRGGSVRVCRDLYKPVHREYAGFLAADVRTAGAKVRPDTSHWQAQVEEHVRARRFDAVVESALASPSEFRASSAAYRCSGHRIEILVVATAEAWSQLGILDRLLTGAATGEGARYVAWDNHDTCVAQLPKTLAAIEAERLADRITVVRRDGTVLYDNELVDGTWDRRTAADKAVVLEQHRPWSARETGVFHRELAHAEVRVHRDLPEDERLAVHRDVARAAALAEPVRRIAQPRRRAPGVDYHRLSDSEHRWVFDELIAPSYLSGIIARDDPRAVYVLGQPGAGKLLTARTVRRAMRPGTTHLVGDDFKASHPDYLRLLKEDPRNAGAAIRADYRAWFTRAEQYVRHQRGDVLIEGAPGSVQEFLSSALPFAADGYPVELVVLAVREADSLLSTALRYARALQIGGHPRFTTRAGHGTCFRALTDVTAAAEQHPAIAAVTVIRRDGQALLRHEAGAAGRASWALTAEQLRPYTEQEAAAFLRLHQALRKALPQHQDELDDIAALARPLMPARMQPPRLGRPHPPARSLPVPHRASGYGLLSSFSRAA, encoded by the coding sequence ATGGAGAGGTCCGGCTCGGTGGAGTTGAGCCAGGAGGAGCGCTGGGAGGTGTTGCGCTGCCAGATCATTCCGGCGGCGGCGGGCACGGCTGCGGTGCAGGAGCAGCCGGTCGTCGTCTTCGTCGGTGGTCAGCCCGGGGCCGGGAAGACCGGGCTGGCGGACGTGGTTCAGGCGGTTCTTGACCGGCGGGGCGGGTCCGTGCGGGTCTGCCGCGACCTCTACAAGCCCGTGCACCGTGAGTACGCCGGGTTCCTGGCCGCCGATGTCCGCACCGCTGGTGCCAAGGTGCGGCCGGACACCAGCCACTGGCAGGCCCAGGTCGAAGAGCATGTCCGCGCGCGCCGGTTCGACGCGGTCGTCGAATCCGCTCTCGCCAGCCCTTCGGAGTTCCGTGCCTCGTCCGCCGCCTACCGGTGCTCCGGTCACCGCATCGAGATCCTCGTGGTCGCGACCGCTGAGGCGTGGAGCCAGCTCGGGATCCTGGACCGTCTGCTGACCGGGGCGGCCACCGGCGAGGGTGCACGGTATGTGGCCTGGGACAACCACGACACGTGCGTGGCGCAACTGCCGAAGACGCTGGCGGCCATCGAGGCCGAGCGGCTGGCCGACCGGATCACCGTCGTGCGGCGCGACGGCACCGTGCTGTACGACAACGAGCTCGTCGACGGCACCTGGGATCGCAGGACAGCCGCCGACAAAGCCGTGGTGCTCGAACAGCACCGGCCCTGGAGCGCCAGGGAGACGGGCGTCTTCCACCGTGAGCTGGCCCATGCCGAGGTGCGGGTGCACCGGGATCTGCCCGAGGACGAGCGGCTGGCCGTTCACCGTGACGTCGCCCGTGCCGCGGCGCTCGCCGAACCGGTCCGCCGTATCGCCCAGCCCCGCCGACGCGCGCCCGGAGTCGACTACCACCGGCTCTCGGACAGCGAGCACCGGTGGGTCTTCGACGAGCTGATCGCCCCGTCGTACCTGAGCGGCATCATCGCCCGGGACGATCCACGGGCGGTGTACGTGCTGGGCCAGCCGGGGGCCGGAAAGCTCCTGACGGCCAGGACGGTCCGCCGGGCCATGCGGCCGGGAACGACCCATCTGGTCGGTGATGACTTCAAGGCCTCGCACCCGGACTACCTGCGGCTGCTGAAAGAGGACCCCCGCAACGCCGGGGCCGCGATCCGGGCCGACTACCGGGCCTGGTTCACCCGGGCCGAACAGTACGTACGCCACCAGCGCGGCGACGTACTCATCGAGGGCGCACCGGGCAGCGTGCAAGAGTTCCTCTCCAGCGCCCTGCCGTTCGCGGCCGACGGCTATCCGGTCGAACTCGTCGTCCTGGCCGTCCGCGAGGCGGACAGCCTGCTGTCGACGGCACTGCGGTATGCGCGCGCCCTGCAGATCGGCGGCCATCCCCGGTTCACCACCCGCGCCGGGCACGGCACATGCTTCCGGGCCCTGACCGACGTCACCGCCGCCGCCGAACAGCATCCGGCGATCGCGGCCGTGACGGTGATCCGCCGCGACGGGCAGGCACTGCTGCGCCACGAGGCGGGCGCGGCCGGACGGGCATCGTGGGCCCTGACGGCCGAACAGCTGCGCCCGTACACCGAACAGGAGGCCGCCGCCTTCCTCCGGCTCCACCAGGCGCTGCGCAAGGCGCTGCCGCAGCACCAGGACGAGCTGGACGACATCGCCGCGCTCGCCCGTCCCCTGATGCCCGCGCGGATGCAACCGCCCCGGCTCGGCCGCCCCCACCCGCCCGCCCGGTCCCTGCCCGTACCGCACCGGGCATCGGGCTACGGCTTGTTGAGCTCCTTCAGCCGGGCCGCGTAG
- a CDS encoding helix-turn-helix domain-containing protein — protein MATEEELFANIDALLAEEPQLPPPAERARLREAAGITQARLATALKTTTQTVKNYENGRSEPRPPRLEAYQRLLKGWAAKYPANGAPAAPAPAPPVAQRPEAPAAFTGPAAPEQTEAAAPAQAPVPAAPAVAGRPARSAAAARPAAASSRRPAAKKAAKPARPAVDSRFPHGPLAVLDGDGSAYGTGGIVLDCPATTVPELVEWTLRESGLGAPRLHRYGKDSDPLIVLTAAAAVKLGLPERLEGHEQRRSLRLPEDHPVVKQVTKARWQLTQRGFGPWARIYRKAQGRERQCVQLAILSWDALDERSWPGVSEMEPADIARVLGVYATRVITPRGSTAVSGLELMTALRPPTRAVQDAESGNWVPGHNPGSLGTEPMDPAPPEATPEHPVVVNSCWSGGFLNEEAYQWVRPVDMLTDEECTLPFAVGLDLNTAFLAAAARLTVGLSAPDHFVGPKFNPKIPGSWLVDLSHIELDPRLPSPFTPDGSRPTGPAWYQTHTVAYAQELGHDVHPLEAYLRRETGAYLDPWHDRLKTAYVDTLADLGVTKDLTDAEFLAAMERHKQVDPALAAVLSAIKATVKGGVGKLRERPQGRHYKEGERWPALERPTWRPDIRAAVISKARVNMHRKLLNMSRMTGLFPLAVLSDCVVYPSPGESPLDFLPYAASGKPQPGGFRLGPTPGLAKVEGVQSMLWAVDLMEQGLNPARHIKGGGHDASLDEGE, from the coding sequence ATGGCAACTGAGGAAGAGCTGTTCGCGAACATCGACGCCCTGCTGGCGGAGGAGCCGCAGCTCCCGCCCCCAGCGGAGCGCGCCCGGCTCCGCGAGGCCGCTGGCATCACCCAGGCCCGCCTCGCGACCGCGCTGAAGACCACGACACAGACGGTGAAGAACTACGAGAACGGCAGGAGCGAGCCGAGGCCGCCGCGGCTGGAGGCGTACCAGCGGCTGCTGAAGGGGTGGGCGGCGAAGTACCCCGCCAACGGCGCCCCCGCCGCACCCGCCCCGGCCCCACCCGTCGCGCAGCGGCCCGAGGCGCCGGCCGCGTTCACCGGCCCGGCCGCCCCCGAGCAGACGGAGGCCGCCGCACCCGCACAGGCTCCTGTCCCGGCCGCGCCGGCCGTGGCGGGGCGTCCCGCCCGGTCGGCCGCGGCCGCGCGTCCGGCGGCGGCGTCGTCGCGGCGCCCGGCCGCGAAGAAGGCCGCCAAGCCCGCCAGGCCCGCCGTCGACTCGCGCTTCCCGCACGGCCCGCTCGCCGTGCTGGACGGTGACGGGTCCGCGTACGGCACGGGTGGGATCGTGCTGGACTGCCCCGCGACCACGGTGCCCGAGCTGGTCGAGTGGACGCTGCGCGAGTCCGGCCTCGGCGCGCCGAGGCTCCACCGCTACGGCAAGGACAGCGACCCGCTGATCGTCCTCACGGCGGCGGCCGCGGTGAAGCTCGGGCTACCCGAGCGCCTGGAGGGCCACGAGCAGCGCCGCTCCCTGCGCCTCCCGGAGGATCACCCGGTCGTCAAGCAGGTCACCAAGGCCCGCTGGCAGTTGACCCAGCGCGGGTTCGGCCCGTGGGCCAGGATCTACCGCAAGGCGCAGGGCCGCGAGCGGCAGTGCGTGCAGCTGGCGATCCTGTCCTGGGACGCCCTCGACGAGCGCTCCTGGCCCGGCGTGAGCGAGATGGAGCCGGCCGACATCGCCCGCGTCCTCGGGGTGTACGCGACCCGGGTCATCACCCCGCGCGGCTCCACCGCCGTCTCCGGCCTGGAGCTGATGACCGCGCTGCGCCCGCCGACGAGGGCGGTGCAGGATGCGGAGAGCGGGAACTGGGTGCCGGGCCACAACCCCGGCTCGCTGGGGACGGAACCGATGGACCCGGCGCCGCCGGAGGCCACCCCCGAGCACCCCGTCGTCGTCAACTCCTGCTGGAGCGGCGGGTTTTTGAACGAGGAGGCCTACCAGTGGGTGCGGCCGGTGGACATGCTCACCGACGAGGAGTGCACCCTGCCCTTCGCGGTCGGCCTGGACCTCAACACCGCGTTCCTCGCGGCCGCCGCGAGGCTCACGGTCGGCCTGTCCGCCCCCGACCACTTCGTCGGCCCGAAGTTCAACCCGAAGATCCCCGGGAGCTGGCTGGTCGACCTCAGCCACATCGAGCTGGACCCGCGCCTGCCCAGCCCGTTCACCCCGGACGGCTCCCGCCCGACCGGCCCGGCCTGGTACCAGACGCACACCGTCGCCTACGCCCAGGAGCTCGGCCACGACGTGCACCCGCTCGAGGCGTACCTGCGCCGCGAGACCGGCGCGTACCTGGATCCGTGGCACGACCGGCTCAAGACCGCCTACGTCGACACCCTCGCCGACCTCGGCGTCACCAAGGACCTCACCGACGCGGAGTTCCTGGCCGCGATGGAGCGGCACAAGCAGGTCGACCCGGCGCTGGCCGCCGTCCTGTCCGCGATCAAGGCCACGGTCAAGGGCGGTGTCGGCAAGCTCCGCGAGCGCCCGCAGGGCCGCCACTACAAGGAAGGGGAGCGGTGGCCGGCCCTGGAGCGGCCGACGTGGCGCCCCGACATCCGCGCCGCCGTCATCTCCAAGGCCCGGGTCAACATGCACCGCAAGCTGCTGAACATGTCCCGGATGACCGGGCTGTTCCCGCTCGCCGTGCTGTCCGACTGCGTCGTCTACCCCAGCCCGGGCGAGAGCCCGCTCGACTTCCTCCCATACGCGGCCTCGGGCAAGCCGCAACCGGGCGGGTTCCGGCTCGGGCCCACGCCGGGCCTGGCGAAGGTGGAGGGCGTGCAGTCGATGCTGTGGGCGGTCGACCTGATGGAACAGGGCCTCAACCCCGCCCGGCACATCAAGGGCGGCGGACATGACGCGTCGCTGGACGAAGGAGAGTAG
- a CDS encoding XRE family transcriptional regulator, producing MARNIQPGTADADDALVVDAIERTAQEAFTAAPPKSLQAQVNFLVKQLKTTKAVAAELGISQRSVERYRKGQRKNPPKNIAARIETAVRARWQPRIRQRAKKRAATSTGITIETRATFGYRAPVGTTDEGRQRRLTIHLPAHYARRLFDAQQGIGDQTPNEVIADGIKEIYFQDGGHRAQDLEVEFTGIDYIDVSY from the coding sequence GTGGCACGCAACATCCAGCCGGGCACCGCGGATGCCGACGACGCCCTGGTCGTCGACGCGATCGAACGCACCGCCCAGGAGGCGTTCACCGCCGCCCCGCCCAAGAGCCTCCAGGCCCAGGTCAACTTCCTGGTGAAACAGCTCAAGACGACCAAGGCCGTCGCCGCCGAACTCGGCATCAGCCAGCGCTCCGTCGAGCGCTACCGCAAGGGCCAGCGCAAAAACCCGCCGAAGAACATCGCGGCCCGGATCGAGACCGCGGTCCGGGCCCGCTGGCAGCCCAGGATCCGTCAGCGCGCGAAGAAACGGGCCGCGACCAGCACCGGCATCACCATCGAAACCCGCGCCACCTTCGGCTACCGGGCCCCCGTCGGGACCACCGACGAAGGCCGCCAGCGCCGCCTCACCATCCACCTCCCCGCCCACTACGCCAGGCGCCTCTTCGACGCACAGCAGGGCATCGGCGACCAGACACCGAACGAAGTGATCGCCGACGGAATCAAAGAAATCTATTTCCAGGACGGCGGACACCGCGCCCAGGACCTGGAAGTGGAATTCACAGGAATCGACTACATCGACGTTTCCTACTGA
- a CDS encoding helix-turn-helix domain-containing protein — MSSSYVPSPPTEAPVTMARDVLRLLALVDVSTAGRRVLDQLLYLSDPETGTAAISQNEMARELGASKPTVNRGFKELRECGLVWSLEDGLYQLHPLLTGGAVSSPVMEVPEIRAAEPGRFTEQRRARFAAQTANLAATG; from the coding sequence GTGAGCAGCTCTTACGTCCCCAGCCCTCCCACCGAGGCGCCCGTCACGATGGCTCGTGACGTCCTGCGCCTCCTGGCCCTGGTCGACGTCTCCACCGCCGGCCGCCGCGTCCTGGACCAGCTTCTGTACCTCAGCGACCCGGAGACCGGCACCGCCGCGATTAGCCAGAACGAGATGGCACGTGAGCTGGGCGCCAGCAAGCCGACCGTGAACCGCGGCTTCAAGGAGCTCCGCGAGTGCGGACTCGTCTGGAGCCTGGAAGACGGCCTCTACCAGCTCCACCCGCTGCTGACTGGAGGCGCCGTCTCCTCTCCCGTCATGGAGGTCCCGGAGATCCGAGCCGCCGAACCCGGCCGCTTTACCGAACAGCGACGGGCCAGGTTCGCCGCCCAGACGGCCAATCTCGCCGCCACCGGCTGA